GATGCACCAAAAATCACGCCAGCTTCCCTCAGGTTCTTCCAGGCTTCCTGAACCTTTGCAAAGACACCTCTTCCTCTTCTCCAATCGGTTTCTGCTTCGAAGCCTTCCACCGAAATGGCCGGAGTAGCATTACCGAGTTCGGCGAGTTTCTCCGCCTTTTCTTTTGTTATCAGGGTACCATTGGTGTAAATCTGGAAATAACTGTCATTGAACTCTTCAAGGGTTTCGAAAAGATGGGGCCATACAAAAGGTTCTCCACCAGTGATGATGAAGAAATAGATGCCGAGTTCGTTTGCTTCCCGTATGAGGGACCAGACTTCCTCTTTAGAAAGCTGGTATTTTCTTCCATACAACCCAGCGTAGCATCCAACACAATTGAGGTTACAGGCGTAAGTGGGACTGATAACGAGCAGTTTTGGAAGTACTAATTCGTGCTCCATCATCTTTTGCTGTCTGATCTTCTCGCCGACAGCGAACTCGTTGATTACAAGGTTCGTCATTACTTTCTCAACAGCCTTTGGACTGGCTTTCTGGAATATCTCTTTCCACGATTGAATCATCGGGTGTTTCTCTTTGGCCATATTTGCAAGTTTTTTGAGACCACTTTTCGCTGGTTCCTTGCTGAGCGCAGCAACAGTAGCGAAGAGCCTGTACATGGTCTCTTCAGATGAGTTTCTGACCACGTTGCCTACGAACTTACCTGCTTGCTTCAGCATAGACTGCTTCATGTTGTCTACAAACCTCATTTGTTCACCCCCAGAGAAAATTTACTTACCGGTCAGTAAAATAATACATCTTCAATATTTCTGTTGTTATGCATTTTCATTACTAATGTGAAATTCAATCTACTCGGGAGAGGACGAGAACATCATCGATCAATATCGATCAATTCTGGAGGATGGAGATTTTCAGGTTTGAAAAAAGCTTTTTTGACGTTTATTCGGTAACAATCGCAGTTGTAGCGAAAGATTTATGAAGATTTCTTTTCATTAGCGCTTTGGCATGCTTGGGATATTGACGTTTAAGACAAAATCTGATATATTTATTCCAGCGACGGGGAGTAGCGCAGATGGCAGCGCGCCTGTCTTGGGCACAGGAGGTCGCTGGTTCAAGTCCAGTCTCCCCGACCAGGCAAGCGGCTGTAGCTCAATTGGTAGAGCATTGGCCTTCCAAGCCGAGGGTTGCGGGTTCGAGTCCCGTCGGCCGCTCCAGCGCCCGTGGCTCAATGGATAGAGCATCGGACTTCTAATCCGAGGGTTGCAGGTTCGAATCCTGCCGGGCGCACCAAATTTAAACTTCTTTCGTTGTGGTGGCTGTAGCTCAGCTGGCAGAGCGCCTGACTGTGGATCAGGTGGTCGCGGGTTCAAATCCCGCCAGCCACCCCATTTTGTTATGCGCGCCCGTGGCTCAACTGGATAGAGCATCGGACTTCGGATCCGATGGTTGCGGGTTCAAATCCTGCCGGGCGCGCCATCTTCCGGTCATTGCAAGGGACACAAAGGAGGTAGCAACCATGGAGGTCTTGAAGGTAGCATCCAATTCTAAACCCAATGCAGTTGCTGGTGCTTTAGCCGGGGTTATCAGGGAAAAGGGGATTGCGGAACTTCAGGCAATCGGTGCCGGAGCGGTTAACCAAGCAGTAAAAGCCATTGCAATCGCAAGGGGTTATGTAGCTCCTAGCGGTATTAATCTCATCTGTCTCCCATCGTTTGCCGATGTAGAAATCGACGGTGAAGTGAGAACAGCGATAAAATTTTTGGTTAAGCCAAATGAATAAAAAACAGGCTGAAAAGCCTGTTTTTTATTCTATCGTTGCAATCATTACTTCTCCGGGGCTCACCGTCAGGTTTAATGCCCCAATAACTTTCCATACGGAATCATCTTCTCTGTAGTTTCTAAGGCGCCATTTCACATCGTGTTGACCCTTCCAGGTATAGTATCCCAGGTCAATTGATAGTTCTTTTGAATTTGAAAAATCTGCATTAGCAATTACCAAAAGGCCTTTCTTTGAGTCCCAGTATAGATAACAGATAAGGCTAATGTCTCCTTCAAATAATGTTCTTAAATTCTCGGGAGAGATCAAGCTCAGATTTTCCCTTCGAATTCTTGCCAGAGAACTGATCAGGCTTTTCATATTATCGTCGGAATTCCAGTGGAGGGCGTAGTAATCAAAAAAAGCGAGTTTTCCATAGAATCTATCGTCCCTCGGTAACATGTATCTGCCTTCTTTGGTGTTGTCCAATCCAAGGTTCATGGGCTGAACTTCGAATATTTCCTGACCAGAGTTGATGAATGGAATGACATTAGGTAAAAAGAAGTTCAGGGTGGTAGCAAACTTTGAGAAGGCCACCCCACCCTTTCTCGCTGCAGCTCTGGGAGTATCAGGTGTTTCTGCGGCTCCCAGTGCAGGAAGTTTGAGAGAGGGAAGGACGTTATAGCAAAGTTCTTTTAATTTACCTTCCTCGATCCTGGGCTCCATCCACCACGTGTTTCCCAGTATACCGTTATAGCCTGATTCCCTGGACTTCTTATCGTTACTCATAACGAGTTCTTCGGCTATTATGGCGAACGCTGGGTCGGCCTTTCGAGCTTTCATGATTATGTTTTTTTCAAGTTCAACAGGCAATGCGTGTCCCATATCCAGCCTCGCACCGTCGATACCGAAATTCCCATTGAAATAGGGCATTATATTTTCAATGGTGTGCCACAGCTCTTTCATAGGCTTTTTTCCAGGGAAAAGAGAAGCTTTGATTACGTCGTAAAGGATATATGGAGGTTGTGAATTGGCATCGTCAAGGTAATTGGCGGCCTTGAAAGGATGGTCGTGGTAGAACCTCAGAAACGTGACATCATCCCAGCTAGGTTGCGTATCGTTCACCCAGTCGGAAAACCCTGGGGGGGTTATCACTCCAAAAGTATCTACCAGTTCGTTAAGGAAATCTGGATTGTTTCTATTTTTAGAGACGAAATTCTCCCATTTTTCGGGATGTGTAATACTAGGTGCATTTCTGAATTTTTTAAGATGATTTTTCACCGTGGAGTTTTTGTAAATGATCTCAAGATTGTCATCCGAAGGAATTTCAAATCCCAGTTCAGGAATTTTAGGTGCACTATAGCTTTCTAGTTCAGAAACGTCGATCCAGTAGAACCATTCAGGATGCTCCAGAATGAGTTCAGAATCCCGTGCAGAGGTCCTCGGAATGAAGTCGAGTATTATTCTGATCCCGAGCACATGTGCCGCTTCGACAAAGGCCTTGAATTCCTCATTCACATTCATCCCATCAAGCAAGTTGTCATGATAACTGGGATCTATCTTGAAGAAGTTCTTCACCGAATATGGAGAGCCAATTTCTCCCTTTTTGAAGAGGTCACTATATTTTGTTACAGGCAAAAAATATATCGTATCGATACCCATGCCTGACAAATACGGTAACATGAAGATCATTTTAAGTATTGTTCCGCTTTCTGTATATCCTTCAGAATCTATCGGTTCGAACTGATCCGGGTGAAGATGGCCATAGGCAGCGGTAGATCTGATAAATGCACCATAGATGTTTGATTTGTGTATCCAGTTAGGGTTCGTTTCTTTTCTTATCTTTGCCAGCGACTGAAGGTAATTAACGCCCTCTTTCTCTTTTGAAAGAATGTATGAGCAAATGCTGGAACCGAATTCATATGGGTTAACAAAGATCCACTTTCCACTGAGTTTAACTGTTCCATCATAACGTGGTGGAAACCACTCTCTAGGTACGGAATAGTTCACCTTACCGGCTTTGATTCGTTCGTCGAGCAAACTTTTTACCATTTTCAAATACATATCCACACCTCCAAAAAATGAGGGCGGATCACCGCCCTCTGGCGGAGGCGGTGGGACTCGAACCCACAAGGGGCAATGCCCCACCGGTTTTCGAGACCGGCTCCTTAGCCGATTAGGATACGCCTCCGAACAATAAAATTATACCAGACCTCACATACCTGTCAATCCAAAAAGATCTTTGTATTGGATAATATCCTGTCAGAAAGTTTTAGCAACGAAAAAATTAAAGAAAATTTTACCAATTTCCCCGGGTATGCACTTAAAATGTGTTAAAATATCGAGAGTAGTGTTCAACAAAGCTTGAGGCAGGTTATAAAGCCTTCTGGTACCTGACTCAGCTGATTTCTATTGCATGAGGAGGTGTAACAGTGTACGCAGTTATTGAAACCTCAGGAAAACAGTATCGAGTAACTGAGGGTATGACGCTCTGTACGGAGA
This genomic interval from Kosmotoga pacifica contains the following:
- a CDS encoding radical SAM protein, producing MRFVDNMKQSMLKQAGKFVGNVVRNSSEETMYRLFATVAALSKEPAKSGLKKLANMAKEKHPMIQSWKEIFQKASPKAVEKVMTNLVINEFAVGEKIRQQKMMEHELVLPKLLVISPTYACNLNCVGCYAGLYGRKYQLSKEEVWSLIREANELGIYFFIITGGEPFVWPHLFETLEEFNDSYFQIYTNGTLITKEKAEKLAELGNATPAISVEGFEAETDWRRGRGVFAKVQEAWKNLREAGVIFGASVTATKMNHDVMMKDDFWDFLKESGVSYIWVFQFMPVGMNPSMDLVPTPEQRYERFFKTEELRLGGKFAFVADFWNHGFLTHGCLAAGSKYLHINAKGYAEPCVFQQFAVDSIREKSLLEILKSPFFAAYKRMVPYSNNLFRPCPIIDNPKVLRAMVKKFNAIPQHDGSERVITELAPELDKLAEEWKVYADKLWYEHGYAETHPSKRGVYDFEVRMRRYANNEEKLALDKKA
- a CDS encoding stage V sporulation protein S, whose amino-acid sequence is MEVLKVASNSKPNAVAGALAGVIREKGIAELQAIGAGAVNQAVKAIAIARGYVAPSGINLICLPSFADVEIDGEVRTAIKFLVKPNE
- a CDS encoding alpha-amylase family glycosyl hydrolase, encoding MYLKMVKSLLDERIKAGKVNYSVPREWFPPRYDGTVKLSGKWIFVNPYEFGSSICSYILSKEKEGVNYLQSLAKIRKETNPNWIHKSNIYGAFIRSTAAYGHLHPDQFEPIDSEGYTESGTILKMIFMLPYLSGMGIDTIYFLPVTKYSDLFKKGEIGSPYSVKNFFKIDPSYHDNLLDGMNVNEEFKAFVEAAHVLGIRIILDFIPRTSARDSELILEHPEWFYWIDVSELESYSAPKIPELGFEIPSDDNLEIIYKNSTVKNHLKKFRNAPSITHPEKWENFVSKNRNNPDFLNELVDTFGVITPPGFSDWVNDTQPSWDDVTFLRFYHDHPFKAANYLDDANSQPPYILYDVIKASLFPGKKPMKELWHTIENIMPYFNGNFGIDGARLDMGHALPVELEKNIIMKARKADPAFAIIAEELVMSNDKKSRESGYNGILGNTWWMEPRIEEGKLKELCYNVLPSLKLPALGAAETPDTPRAAARKGGVAFSKFATTLNFFLPNVIPFINSGQEIFEVQPMNLGLDNTKEGRYMLPRDDRFYGKLAFFDYYALHWNSDDNMKSLISSLARIRRENLSLISPENLRTLFEGDISLICYLYWDSKKGLLVIANADFSNSKELSIDLGYYTWKGQHDVKWRLRNYREDDSVWKVIGALNLTVSPGEVMIATIE